The segment CGAAGAATACGACGATTATCGGACGGAGAAACCGCTCTGGGGCATGCCTTATGGATTGCCAGGGCTGCAGCCGGCTGAAACCGAGCTGGTGCTCGAGTGGATTGCCGAGGGTGCGCCTTTCCAGAACAGAAACCGGATTACTCCTGAGCTCCAGGCTCTGGTCAGCGAATGGGAAAGCTATTTCAACGGTGATTCTCTGAAAGCCAGGCTGGTGAACCGCTACCTTTACGAGCACTTGTTTCTTGCCAATCTCTATTTCAAAGAAAGTGCTGAGCCGGTTTTTTTCAATCTCGTCAGATCCACGACCCCTCCCGGCCAGCCGATTCGTATAGCCAATACACCCCTGCCAATTTCCGATCCCGGCATTGAGCGCGTCTATTACCGTCTGATGCCGGTTCGGGAAAGTATCTCCGTAAAGAACAACCTGCCCTACAGGCTCGACGCAGAAAGAAGAAATTTTTGGAATGAGCTGTTTTATGTGCCCGATTACGAAGTGACTGCTCTGCCCTCCTATGAGCTGGAACAATCATCCAATCCGTTTCTCACCTTCCGGGAACTGCCTTCCGAATCCCGCTATCGTTTCCTTCTGGACGAAGCACAATTCACCATCATGGGCTTCATCAAAGGACCGGTCTGCAGAGGCCAAACGGCGCTGAACGTGATCAATGACTATTTCTGGGTAACCTTTATCGACCCGACCAGCCCCTTTGCCGATGCCGCCCCGATTCTGGAGCACCTGGAGGCCATGCCTCTGCCCGCCAGTTCTGGAAGTACTGCCTTTCAAGTGAACTGGATCGAATATGCTCGCGACGAGAGAAACTACCTGACCGCGCGCCAGAATTACATTGAGGAAGAGCTTGCCGGAATACAGCCTGTCGGCATGGATCTGATCTGGGATGGGAACGGGCAGAATGACAATGCGGCGTTGACTATTTTTCGCCATTTCGACAGCGCCTCAGTGGTCAAAGGCTTGCTTGGCGATACTCCACAGACGACGTGGGTTATCGATTACCCTTTGCTCGAACGCATTCACTACCTGCTGGTAGCCGGTTTTGATGTCTATGGGAATGTCTCACACCAGCTGAACTCGCGCATTTACATGGATTTCCTCCGTATGGAAGGGGAATCCAACTTCCTCCTGTTTCTGCCAGCCGAAGCAAGCTCGCAAGCCTGGTCCACCTGGTATCGGGGCTCGGTTAATCCGGTCAGCGAATTCATCGCCGCCCACCGTCAGTTCAACAATGATCTTTCGACAACCGGATTATCTGCAGAGAACCCTTTGAGCGAAATGCACCAACGCCTCAGGGAACATCTGGCACCCGTACTGAGCAGTCATCATGGGTTGGAGAACGGATTTACCGGGCCGCGCGAACGAGACTTGCTCGCACAACTCGCCAGCACCAGAGGTGTCGCCGCATCGGTCTTACCTCAGACCCTGTTTATTCAGATTGCTGACCCCGACAGCGAAACGGCACATTACTACACTTTACTGACTAACAACGCTTACACAAATATTTCTCATCTGTTCAACAATGAGGAACGCCGCCTTCCAGAAGAGGACACCGTAAGCCTGGCCTATGACTTTATCGGCGCATATCCGGAAATTCTCGTACGGGTGACCATTGCCCAACTCGCGGATTTTGTAACGCAGGTGCAGGCTCTGGGTACAGAGGAGGATTACGGGAGACTGCTGGACGACTTTGGTATCCGCCGGTCGGATCCTGAATTCTGGCAAATTGCCGACGCTATGCACGAGGCATTCCTGACCCGCAATCCTGTCGAGGGTGGCCTTTTCGATTTCAATCGCCTGGAAAATCGTTAGAGATTTACAGCGAACCTCAATGCGGTACGCTGACGCCAGGCAACAGTCGACCGTTTGATGTCGCGCCGCCTGCTGACCGGTAAATGATCGGTACCTGAGTAAAAAACCCCGGATTGTGACCAATCCGGGGTTTTTAGAGTTCCAGCGCTCAGAGTAGTGCCGTCAGAGTACAGGCTTACTGACCACCAGTGCTATAGGCTGAT is part of the Gammaproteobacteria bacterium genome and harbors:
- a CDS encoding fatty acid cis/trans isomerase, producing the protein MLKFSGFSALLFIIGLLAGCGIAAQTALDAELGEADPARYDQPLTSGSVDFWSEVNPVLEKRCVVCHACYDAPCQLKLSAFEGLTRGASKSFVYHGSRLLADEPSRLFIDASSTAQWRQKDFFPVLNERENTREANLSGSVLAQQLLLKQENPLPEARILPDTFDFRLNRDQVCPAIEEYDDYRTEKPLWGMPYGLPGLQPAETELVLEWIAEGAPFQNRNRITPELQALVSEWESYFNGDSLKARLVNRYLYEHLFLANLYFKESAEPVFFNLVRSTTPPGQPIRIANTPLPISDPGIERVYYRLMPVRESISVKNNLPYRLDAERRNFWNELFYVPDYEVTALPSYELEQSSNPFLTFRELPSESRYRFLLDEAQFTIMGFIKGPVCRGQTALNVINDYFWVTFIDPTSPFADAAPILEHLEAMPLPASSGSTAFQVNWIEYARDERNYLTARQNYIEEELAGIQPVGMDLIWDGNGQNDNAALTIFRHFDSASVVKGLLGDTPQTTWVIDYPLLERIHYLLVAGFDVYGNVSHQLNSRIYMDFLRMEGESNFLLFLPAEASSQAWSTWYRGSVNPVSEFIAAHRQFNNDLSTTGLSAENPLSEMHQRLREHLAPVLSSHHGLENGFTGPRERDLLAQLASTRGVAASVLPQTLFIQIADPDSETAHYYTLLTNNAYTNISHLFNNEERRLPEEDTVSLAYDFIGAYPEILVRVTIAQLADFVTQVQALGTEEDYGRLLDDFGIRRSDPEFWQIADAMHEAFLTRNPVEGGLFDFNRLENR